The proteins below come from a single Deltaproteobacteria bacterium genomic window:
- the rpsJ gene encoding 30S ribosomal protein S10, whose product MNDKIRIRLKAYDHRLLDQSVREIVDTVRRTGGRVAGPIPLPTHIERFTVNRSPHVDKKSREQFEIRTHKRLLDILEPTQQTIDALGKLDLAAGVDVEIKLQ is encoded by the coding sequence ATGAACGACAAGATCCGCATCCGCCTGAAGGCGTACGACCACCGGCTGCTCGACCAGTCGGTGCGCGAGATCGTCGACACCGTACGCCGGACGGGGGGGCGGGTCGCCGGCCCGATCCCGCTCCCCACCCACATCGAGCGCTTCACCGTCAACCGCTCGCCGCACGTCGACAAGAAGTCGCGCGAGCAGTTCGAGATCCGCACCCACAAGCGGCTGCTCGACATCCTCGAGCCGACGCAGCAGACGATCGACGCCCTCGGCAAGCTCGACCTCGCCGCCGGCGTCGACGTGGAGATCAAGCTCCAGTAG
- a CDS encoding 50S ribosomal protein L3, with product MIGGLIGRKLGMTQVYTREGRLVPVTVIQAGPCAVIATRSAERDGHVAAQVGFAPAKAQRLTKALAGQFAKAGTGAFAALREFRLSDGEPPAVGSEVKVADVFKVGERVAVTGVSKGRGTAGVIKRHGFSGFPGSHGTHEYFRHGGSIGNRSFPGRVFKGKRMAGRYGAERVTTRNLEVIGVRPDDHLLLVRGAVPGARGGTVVVRKGPGVRT from the coding sequence GTGATCGGCGGCCTCATCGGACGGAAGCTCGGCATGACGCAGGTCTACACGCGGGAGGGCCGGCTCGTGCCGGTGACCGTCATCCAGGCGGGGCCGTGTGCGGTGATCGCCACGCGCAGCGCCGAGCGTGACGGCCACGTCGCTGCGCAGGTCGGCTTCGCGCCCGCCAAGGCGCAGCGCCTCACGAAGGCGCTCGCCGGGCAGTTCGCCAAGGCGGGGACCGGCGCCTTCGCGGCGCTGCGCGAGTTCCGCCTGAGCGACGGCGAGCCGCCCGCGGTGGGGAGCGAGGTCAAGGTCGCCGACGTGTTCAAGGTGGGCGAGCGCGTGGCCGTCACCGGCGTGAGCAAGGGGCGCGGCACGGCGGGCGTCATCAAGCGCCACGGCTTCAGCGGCTTCCCGGGCTCGCACGGCACGCACGAGTACTTCCGCCACGGCGGCTCGATCGGAAACCGCTCTTTCCCCGGCCGTGTGTTCAAGGGCAAGCGCATGGCCGGCCGCTACGGGGCCGAGCGCGTGACGACCCGCAACCTGGAGGTGATCGGGGTGCGCCCGGACGATCATCTCCTCCTCGTGCGCGGCGCCGTGCCGGGCGCGCGGGGCGGCACGGTCGTGGTCCGCAAGGGCCCCGGGGTCCGGACGTAG
- the rplD gene encoding 50S ribosomal protein L4, translating to MTLPVVSQSRAPAGQVEVPAAVVAGPVREHLLHEAVRSQLAARRAGTVATKTKGLVSGGGKKPWRQKGTGRARAGSIRSPLWAGGGTIFGPQPRDWAYRLPRTARKAALRAALASRHAAGTLLVVDGLSLPEPKTKRMVECLRGLGLEGASVLIVLARADAAVQRAARNLPHVKVLVAEGLNVYSVLGHTHLVLTRAALEAVAGRLGGSA from the coding sequence GTGACGCTTCCCGTCGTCTCGCAGAGCCGGGCCCCCGCCGGGCAGGTCGAGGTGCCGGCCGCGGTGGTGGCGGGGCCGGTCCGCGAGCACCTCCTGCACGAGGCCGTGCGGAGCCAGCTCGCGGCGCGCCGCGCGGGCACGGTGGCGACCAAGACGAAGGGGCTGGTGAGCGGCGGGGGCAAGAAGCCCTGGCGGCAGAAGGGGACCGGGCGCGCCCGCGCCGGCAGCATCCGCTCGCCGCTGTGGGCGGGCGGCGGCACCATCTTCGGCCCACAGCCGCGCGACTGGGCCTACCGCCTGCCGAGGACGGCGCGCAAGGCGGCGCTGCGCGCCGCCCTCGCGAGCCGGCACGCGGCGGGGACGCTGCTGGTGGTGGACGGACTCAGCCTGCCCGAGCCCAAGACCAAGCGCATGGTCGAGTGCCTGCGCGGCCTCGGCCTCGAGGGCGCGAGCGTCCTCATCGTCCTCGCCCGGGCGGACGCCGCGGTCCAGCGCGCGGCACGCAACCTGCCGCACGTGAAGGTGCTCGTCGCCGAGGGGCTCAACGTCTACTCCGTGCTCGGGCACACCCACCTCGTGCTGACGCGGGCGGCGCTGGAAGCGGTCGCCGGCCGCCTCGGAGGGAGCGCGTGA
- a CDS encoding 50S ribosomal protein L23 translates to MNPGDVVQGPIITEKGTLVNEQGNQVVFRVHPHANKVEIRHAIETLFKVKVEKVRTSRQLGKVRRVGRHQGRRPDWKKAYITLAEGSRIDFFEGA, encoded by the coding sequence GTGAACCCCGGCGACGTCGTGCAGGGCCCGATCATCACCGAGAAAGGCACGCTGGTGAACGAGCAGGGGAACCAGGTCGTCTTCCGCGTCCACCCGCACGCCAACAAGGTCGAGATCCGCCATGCGATCGAGACCCTCTTCAAGGTGAAGGTCGAGAAGGTGCGGACGAGCCGCCAGCTCGGGAAGGTCCGTCGCGTCGGCCGGCACCAGGGGCGGCGCCCCGACTGGAAGAAGGCCTACATCACGCTGGCCGAGGGCAGCCGGATCGACTTCTTCGAGGGAGCGTAG